TATTCACGGTCGGGTCTTCCATGGCACCGTCCAGCAGGGTGTGGATATAACCTTGTACCGCGAAAATGGGTGTTTTCAATTCGTGCGAAAGGTTCATGAGGAACTCCTTACGGAAAGCTTCGTTCCGGCGGAGGTTGTCCAGTTCTTCCTTTTTCTGGCTCGCCCACTTTTCTACGTCTTCACTTACTTCCTCAATAGTTTTGAGGGGCAGGATGTTTTTGTTGAAAAAGTCTTCCCGTTTGGTCGCTTTGGTTTGGTAGATGAACTTATAAATGAGTTTGATCTTCCGGTAGATGAAGTTCTGCAGCGTATACAGGTACAGGTAATACGCCACCAGGAAGGTCACCACGAAAGCGATGGCCACGGTTTTAATGTTCGGATCAATCAGCAAAGTACCGATAGCGGCCGCCACAGATAAGATCAGGGCGGTAAAAGCGGCCAGTTTTTGCGGTGATAGGTTTTTGGCTTTGAGCATACTCCAGAGTGAGTAATTGTTGTAATACAGGGAAATTAAGTCAATTTTTTTATTTGCCATAACAAGCACTTAGCGCCTTCACGTTTGTAAAGCTCCAAAAGTAGGTAAAAGAATAAACAAAGAAAGCGCATTACGCGCTCCCTTCCATATTAATATTTTATGTAAGCCTTACATCTCGAACTTGTAGCCCACGCCTTTTACGGTGGTAATCAGGTCGATACCGATCTTCTGGCGGATTTTGCGGATGTGTACGTCAATGGTACGGTCGCCCACGATTACTTCGGTGCCCCATACCTGGTTGAGAATCTCGTTGCGGAGAAATACGCGGCCGGGCTTGGAGGCCAGCAGCTGCAGCAACTCAAATTCTTTCTTTGCCAGTACAATTTCCTGGTCTTTATAGGTAACTGCAAACTTTTCGCGGTCGATGGTGAGGTCCCCGAGCAGCAGTTTGGTTTCTTCCTGTTTGTAGAGCCTGCGGAACAGCGCATTGATGCGGCTTACCAGCAATTTCGGCTTGATCGGTTTGGCGATATAATCGTCGGCACCCATGTTCAGTCCTTCGATTTCCGACTTTTCGTCGTTCAATGCAGTGAGGAAGAGGATCATGGTGTCTTTAAATTCAGGCAACTTTCTCAGATCGCGGCAGGTATCGATACCATTTTTGTTAGGCATCATAATATCCAGCATGATCAGGTCCGGGCGGAAAATTTTCGCTTTCTGGATGGCTTCACTGCCATCTTTAGCGACTACCGTGTCATAGCCTGCACTTCTCAGGTTATAACTGATAATTTCAAGGATGTCCGTTTCATCATCAACTACCAGTATTTTTCCGGCTACCGCTTGGTCCATCATCATAAACTTTAGTTTTAAAAGACGCTGCAAAATTAGGCAGGATAGGGCGTGATTAATGGAATGATAACATTATATAATTGTTAATTCAGGTCACTGCCTTAAGGTATTTATAGACAGCAAGTTACGGAAAAAATAAATGCCTGGATTTTACGATCTCAACCGCCCCTTGCGGACCTGCCATTTTTTCAGGGCCGGGCGTGGGCTGCTTTGACGGGGGCAAATTTGGTCGTAAATTTGCAGTATAGAAGAGAGTGTAAATCATTATTAATGAGAAAATTATTGATAATCATATCTTTTGGAGTATTTCAAAGTGGATGGTTATACGCA
This genomic interval from Chitinophaga horti contains the following:
- a CDS encoding response regulator, producing the protein MMMDQAVAGKILVVDDETDILEIISYNLRSAGYDTVVAKDGSEAIQKAKIFRPDLIMLDIMMPNKNGIDTCRDLRKLPEFKDTMILFLTALNDEKSEIEGLNMGADDYIAKPIKPKLLVSRINALFRRLYKQEETKLLLGDLTIDREKFAVTYKDQEIVLAKKEFELLQLLASKPGRVFLRNEILNQVWGTEVIVGDRTIDVHIRKIRQKIGIDLITTVKGVGYKFEM